ACGGGTACAGAGTGAAATACAATGGGAGCTGAATaacgaaaaaaaacagaaataaataatacagtttttttttatacaaatgcAGAAATATTGACATTAATATAAGAAATGCTTTCCATATTCTTTCAAAGGCATTCGTATGTATTCCATTATTGTGGGAGAGAGTACTTTACTAATATTATACAGTTTTTTCTGATACACATCAGTTACACGATCACTGGGAAGAGCCAGAAGGAGGGAAACCTTCTGTATTTCAAACAAGACATCACTccaatatgtttgtgtttttacagtgagcAAGAtatcattcatgttttaatgtttggaCTGAGGGTCAGCGGGTCACTCtacttcaacacacacacacacacacacacacacacagttcttaTTTTACTTcctgaaataaaaactgaagaGGAAATTAGAGGAGGGGGACGAGGCGGAGCCTAAgaaattaaaagtgaaagaaGTGAACCAATAAATAGGGAGACACAGAGCCAGAGAGCTCAGTTCATCAGTGAagcacatgagtgtgtgtgggaacaTGAAAGTCTTCATCTGCTGCTGGATCATCTTCATCATGAGCTGCTGCACACgtgagcatcatcatcatcattattcatgttattattattattcatgtcatcattacattacatgtcatttagcagacgcttttaagggaattgagtacaacctgccagggctGGAGTTGAACtcgcgaccatgaagtctttgcacaccggcggtcttaaccactgagccactccacctcgTTGTTCATGTTATCATTATTCATGTATCACTACTCATGCCTTCATTATTcatgttaattcattcattcgtgttaaaactgaaaaaaagtatGTATcttattatataaatatgtataattctatattatttatataataatatattattctATATTATAAGTTAGttaaattttttgttttttgttttcttgttgcaGTGAAACTAAgatcaaaaacattattttttacattaacacacatttagttTACGGTGACTTCATGAACTTTGACCTCAGTCacgtgtctgtgtcagtgtcgtGGGCTCAGGTTCCCGTCGACTGTTGCCTCAGCGTCAAGAACAAAACTATTCCCAGTCACATGATCGTGAGTCATCGTCGTCAGTTCAGTGGGCAGGGCTGCGCCATCGACGCCACCATGTGagttcatttaaacacaaagcTGTTTCACCCTGTCACTCAGCATCACCCTGTCACTCAtcaacacatgtttgtgcagtcTGTTGACGAGACGCGGCAGGAACCTGTGTGTCCCCGCCCACGAACCCTGGGTCAAACAGCTGAGCGCACGCGTGGATCAACGCAACACATGCACGGTACGCTCGTCacgtgcttttattgtgaaggtcACAGCAtgaatgtgcttttattgtgaaggaactgaggtaaatatgtttgtttacagaaacacggtgtgtcagagagaagaagatgtAAACAAAGAGTAAACAACAGCGTCAAAGAGCTTCTGTGATTCAGGAGGaaacacatcacagaaaaactgttttccaaaataaaagagttTGTGTTAAAACTGTGAAGCTAACTAAGCGAAGCTAACTCTTGTAAGCCTGCAACAgactaacaaaataaaagcattttaactgtGTTTCTTTGTCGATGACGCTTTACTTTGAAAACCAATCATCAGACAGAGAGAAGCATTAGTCACGTGACTGAAGAAGTggtcagtttattaggtacaggtGACTGAAGAGTGTGATGATGTGTTGAGGACAAACAACACCTCAGTCTGAGTGTGATCACGTCAACACTTTGAAATTGAACATCCACAGTTTGATAATGTCATACATACACATCATAaagtgtgtggagagagagcgagagcgagagagagagaggcagcagaaCAAGGcagagtgcagagagagagagagagagagagagagcgagaagcagagagaggcaGCAGGAACAAGGcagagtgcagagagagagagcgaagagagagagagagagagagaggcagcagaaCAAGGcagagtgcagagagagagagagagagagagagagcagcagaacaaggcagaaagaggaagagagagggagagaggagagagagggcagaACAAGGcagagtgcagagagagagagagagagagaggcagcagaaCAAGGCAGagtgcagagaggagagagagagagagagagagagaggcagcagaaCAAGGcagagtgcagagagagagagagagagagagagagagagaggcagaacaAGGcagagtgcagagagagagagagagagagagagagagagaggcagaacaAGGcagagtgcagagagagagagagagagagagagagaggaggcagcaTGAACAAGGCAgaagtgcagagagagagagagagggagagagagagagagaggcagcagaaCAAGGcagagtgcagagagagagagagagacgtctgGAGTGTAAAGCcatagataatggatggatggatgagtctcctcttcctccttccctctGCTCCCGTTTCCTCCGTgtgatcacttcctgtttgtgtacCATGTGACTCAGAATAGGACGTTTATTCAACAGCACCACCTGGAGGACAGGAGGTCGTTTTctaacagaaaatacacacgaatataatatatatttacattattgttAAATATCATCAACATAAAAACTGTATATTAATGCAACAAAGAAGACATTGAAATGAAGCTAAATTAATGTATATATGAGTTTTTCAAAAACTACAcaacttttcatttatttaataaatgtacattaaatatttttatcagttatgttttaatgtttggaTGAGGGTCAGCGGGTCACTCtacatcaacacaacacacacacacacacacacactgtgatgcgttcactgacctctgaactAAGAATAATGACTCTCACACTGATcgttcactgacctctgaactaagaataatgacacacacacacacactgatcgttcacctcactgactcacacacacactgatcgttcactgacctctgaactAAGaatgactcactcacacacacactgtgatcgttcactgacctctgaactAAGAatgactgtcacacacacacacaccgttcactgacctctgaactAAGAATAAtgactctcactcacacacacacacactgtgatgcgttcactgacctctgaactAAGAATAAtgactctcactcacacacacacacacactgtgatcaCGTTCATGACCTCTGAAAtgactctcactcacacacacacactgtgatcgttcactgacctctgaactAAGAatgactctcacacacacactgtgatgcgttcactgacctctgaactAAGAAtgactctcactcacacacacacacactgtgatcgttcactgacctctgaactAAGAATAAtgactctcactcacacacacacacactgtgatcgttcactgacctctgaactAAGAATAATGActctcactccacacacacacacactgtgatcgttcactgacctctgaactAAGAATAAtgactctcactcacacacacacactgtgatgcgttcactgacctctgaactAAGAATAAtgactctcactcacacacacacacactgtgatgcgttcactgacctctgaactAAGAATAACTCTGTACTAAGAATCATGCTGAAACAGAGGACAAGACGTCGTCTTCATTTCTCTGAACCAGTGTAAAAACTGCAGGAGGCCATGCAGGGGCGTCTCAAAGACTATGGGGGCCCCATGTCCCCTTCACCTGGGGCCCCTTCATGAAACATAAGAGTTTTCTAAAGtaatttatgatgaaaacacgtgtttctcttctctttgaTCACGCTGTTTACTAAACTACACGACAGTGAGCTGAGACTCAAGTAAACAACgtaacaacatcatcatcatcaccatcgtcatcatcatcaccaccatcatctaAGACAAGGAAATCATCAGCTGAGCAGAGTCCAGGGACAACagccacacaggaagtgacacaggaagtgaccaTGTGTCAGCTGgaagcaaagaagaagaagttgagattttgttttttcttggtGTTCATGCAGACGTGAGCTCCTGTTTCACTCGTCatgcttcttcatcttcatcttcatctcttcTACACGTCCTCTTCATCACCGCTGAGCTTCACAGCAGCGTCCTCCAGGTTGTCCTGCCGGTTGTTCAGGGTGACGTATACAATGGGGACTAATCCGTGGGTGGAGCCCAGTGAGCAGAGCAGCCAATCAGGATGGGCCCTGCTGATGACTCGCAGGACGTCGCCCTTGTTGAAGCTCAGCTGACCGCGCTCTGTCGCTATGTGGTGACACAGAGCTCGCACTTCACTAAGGAAACACAAGGGGGCGCAGACTGTCCATTAACTGACCACTGATCAATAACATATATCCAGCTGTTTAGATGAGAGATCACTCACTCAATCTATCAATTTATCAATCAGgtgaaaataaactgaatgttttatttgtcatgtcGGTGTGAGGTCAGTTACCATGGAGACGGTTGTTTGGCTTCAGGTTGTTGTGGTGGCGTCACGatgtgagtgacagctgtcGGAGGCTCCGCCTTCTTCCCACTTCCCGCTCCGATGGTGTGAACGACGAGGTCGAGCACGGAGCGATCGAGAGCGAGCCAGCCTGACGGCGGCCTGACGAGAGACACGCAGTAACATGACTGACCTGAGGGAGGCGctgcccctgctgctgagaaccttTCTGTTCTTATATTattgtaatgataataatgtacacacacactctgactgaGCTCACCTTGTCTTCTGGCCCCGCCCCCTAAGCCCTGGCCCCTCCCATGGGCTGGATCCAAACAGCCTGCTCCAGCGCAGACAGCTGGTCTCCGGTCCAGCAGGTGGAGCTGTGGGGCTGAGGACAGACTCTGGAGGACTGCCCATCCACGACGGTCTCCTTCTCTGTCCACATGACTCCTCACTGCTGCTTCTGAAGCCCTCCCCCTCTGGGcgtgactccgccccctccacCACTCCTTCTCTGGTGGGCGGGGCTTGACCACGTCGTCTCTCCGTGGACTTCTTGATGAACTTGGTCTTCTCATTGGATTTGTCGATGTAGACCTGAGAGGACTGCATCAGCTGATACCACCAGCCCGCCTGCCGCCGCTGACGCCCCTcctctgactcctccccctcttttctgctcctcctctcttcctgtcCCACACCTGTCTCTCTCCGCTCACCTGTTGTCTCCTCACTTCCTgctccctccatcctcctcctgctcctcgcTCCCTCCATCCTCGGCCACGTCCCCTCTCGTCTAAGCCCCGCCCTCTCCGCCTTCGTCTCTCCGCTCGTGTTTCTGACCATTTCGCTGACCGTGGCACTCCATCCTCTCATGAGCTGGAAGGTGGAGCGAGCTGATTGGTCGACTCTCTGGCCCGCTGAACACAGCTGCTCCTTACAACGCATGTGCTCCGCCCCCTTCTGGAGAAGGTGTGGCTCAAAGAGCAGGTCCAGGTCAAAGGGGAGGAGCGACAATGGctgcagaaggaggaggagctcctGAAAGACCAGGCGGAAGGGCCCCTGCGACAGCGGCAGGAAACCCCACGGATTATAATGAGCTGCGATTATAtctaaaagacaaagaaacaaagaaaggcGATTTAATGGCTGACTTAGAGGGGAGGAGCCAACACAGCTGCCCATCATCCCTGAACCAAAACATATCCCATAATTCACTGCGTCTGTGATGACAATGGCATCTTAGACCACAGCATGACTCTGCGAAAATGCTGCAGTCTAATGTCTGAGACGGtggcattttagctgagtcatgctgtttaatgtctgtgagtctgtgacgagagatgatgtcacagatgatgacgatgatgtcacagaccttcgtgtgtgtgcagatgacTGAACCAGAACTCCAGAGATTTCAGactgaaacagaagaaaatgtaaagCTTTGATTCttctgaagatgaagatgaaacatttgaagaagaagaagaagaagaagaactcacTTCAGGAGACCAAAGATGAAGGCGTTcatcctcatggtggcgctgctgaGCTCCGAGAACTGACTCACCTTAGAGAACAAGGTGTGAAGGACACGAGTGGACGGACCTGAGGACACAGGACATCACATGACCTCGTGGTTACGTCACAAGATGCTGTGCTTATGTCATGTGACGCCATGGACGCTCATGAGTGGACAGACGCTTGTGAGTGGACAGACAGAAGCGATGGACGCTCgtgagtggacagacagacgctCGTGAGTGGAAAGACAGACGCGACTGACGCTTGTGAGTGGACTGACAGATGCTCGTGAGAGGACAGGCGCGACGGGGACTgtgagtggacagacagacgcgACTGGACGCggagtggacagacagacatgatggacggagtggacagacagatgcGTGattggacagacagacggatggaTGAGTGGATAGACAGACGTGATGGACGCAGTGGATGACAGACGGCGCCAGACAGTGGACAGACATGACGGACGCTTGTGAGTGGACAGACAGATTGGTGACAGACGACGCCAGTGGACAGACAGGCGCgtgagtggacagacagacgctacgagtggacagacagacgtgatgaacggagacagacagacatgatggACGCTTGAgtgggacagagacagacgctGGCGGAGTGGCAGTTGGACGATTggagtggacagacagatgcTCGTGattggacagacagacggatggaCGTGAGTGGATAGACAGGACGGATgctgtggacagacagatgCGACGGCGAGTGGATAGACAGACGCAAACGCCGACAGACGGACAGAGGACGACgagtggacagtggacagacagacgtgaTGAACGCCACACGGAGTGGACGAGACAGACATGATGGACGCTTGtgagtggacagacagatgcTCGTGATTGAACAGACAGACTACGACGGAGTGGACAGACAGGCGACAGACgtgagtggacagacagacggatgaaCGCggagtggacagacagacatgatggACTTGtgagtggacagacagatgtgtgacagacagacgacaGACGCCCggagggacagacagacggatgaacgaggacagacagacatgatggATGCttgtgtggacagacagatgctcgtgagtggacagacagacgcgACAGACGCTCgtgagtggacagacagacatgatggACGCTTgtgagtggacagacagacgcgATCTCTGATGTGATGAAGagcagcttcctcctcctcttcctcacccaGCTGAGTGGACGTCTCCACCAGAGTCCAGGGCCGACAGCGGCGCTGACCGACGATCAGATCGAGCACAAACGCCTTCAGCCCGTCCTGCAGCACGTCACAGAGGGCGGGGCAAAGGTACTTCAGGATCAGGTGACCCACGTTAGGACTCACACAGCTGTTCCCCAGCTTGgcctgaaacagagacacagagacactttatAACCTGTGTCCATTCAGAAAGAAAGTCTCCTGATTCATGttgtaaagcacacacacacacacacacactcagctgctcctctgctgcctcgtgtggtcactttgtgtcactgaggtcaatctaaacgttggatttcaaacactgaagagacaaaatcacactTGAACtgattgatggaggcagcagtgtgtgtgtgtgtgtgtgtgtgtgtgtgtgagacacgtgatcatgtgacgcagagaCTGTCTCTCACCTTCACGTCTGCGTCTCGACTGGTGCTAAAATGAGCCACGATCAGATCCACGGCTCTGTTCACAGCTTTCACCAGAGCTGAGGGACAGaggtgagacacagtgagacagacagacagacaggcagacaggcaagACATCACCTTTAATCATTGAAACAACTTTAAATCCACACACTGGTTTTAAACTTTGATCTTTAGTCAAGGTTAAAGGTACAGTTACTCATTTGTTTCTCGTCataaatgtttataaatgaGGCGTCTGTCGTCATGacaacacccacacacacacacacacacacactcacctctctTCTGTGTCAGGTCCACAGAAACATAAGActgtgatgaggaggaggacagtgatGAAGACGAGGTGTCAGGAGAGAGACAAAATTCTTCTGGAGGTTTTtcagacagagagaaataatCTGGAAGGAAGTCGCTCTTCACTGATGagcctgtgcacacacacacacgcacgcacacgcacacacacacacacacacacacaaacagagaaaatatcGTCCATATGTGACactttcaacattttctcaaagTTTATAAACAAACCAAACGTAGATGTAGATTACAGAAAGAAGACTCCGCCCCTTTATGAATGTTCAATAATAACACAGTAATGGTGACATCGTTCACTGAAATTAACCACCAGCACCATGAAGTTGTCCCGGCCTGCAGCTAGAGGGCGCTGTGGGGAAATCAAACACGTTGCGTCTTGAGGGGCGTGGTCCCGCTGCTCGCTGTGGTTCAGCGTTAGCGCACAGGAAGTTGGATCCACAGACTCGCTCCACACTCAGAGGGTTCTGGCGCCGGTACTCCCTCCATTTCAGAGCTTGGGGAGAGAGATGGTGCGCTgaggggagggggcggggttaaGACCGTGGTGAGGGGTGGGGTTAAAGACGGATGAGAGAGGAAAAGGTGGAAAAGATGAAGGGAGGAAGGATGAAGGTGAAGAGAAGGTtcatgaagagagagaagaaagggaCGAATAAGAACAAGGAGCAGAAGATCAAAGAGACGCCTTCAGAGACGCAGAAGATCAAAGAGACGCCTTCAGAGACGCCATCAGAGACGCCATCAGTGACGCCATCAGAGACGCCTTCAGAGACGATCGCATCAGTGATCAGTGACGccatcagtgatgtcatcacgAGACGCCATCAGTGACGCCATCAGTGACGCTATCAGTGATGATCAGTGACGCCATCAGTGACGCATCAGTGACGCATCAGTGATGTCAATCAGACGCACGAGACGCCATCAGAGACGCCAGAGACGCATCAGTGACGCCATCAGAGACGCTTTCAGAGACGCTATCAGAGACGCCATCAGTGACGCATCAGACGCCATCAGTGACTCCATCAGTGACGctatcagtgatgtcatcagagaCGCCATCAGTGACGCCATCAGACGCCATCAGTGATTATCAGAGACGCCTTCAGAGACGCTATCAGTGACGCCTATCAGAGACGCCATCAGTGACGCCATCAGAGACGCTTTCAGAGACGCCAGAGACGATCGACCATCAGAGTGACGCATCATCAGAGACGCTTATCAGACGCTTTAGAGACGCTATCAGAGACGCTATCAGACGCCATCAGTGACGCATCAGTGACGctatcagtgatgtcatcagagaCGCATCAGACGACGACGTCATCAGTGACGCCATCAGAGACGCTTTCAGAGACGCTATCAGACGCCATGACGCTTCAGAGACGCTTCAGACGTGAGACGCTATCAGAGACGCCATCAGACGCCATCAGTGACGCATCAGAGACGCCATCAGAGACGCTATCAGAGACGCTATCAGACCATCAGAGACGCCATCAGAGACGCCATCAGACGCCATCAGAGACGCCATCAGATCAGAGACGTCATCAGTGACGCCATCAGAGATGTCAtcagtgacgtcatcagtgaCGCCATCAGAGACACCATCAGACGTCATCAGTGACGCCATCAGTGACGCCATCAGACGTCAtcagtgacgtcatcagtgaCGTCATCAGAGACGTCATCAGAGACGCCATCAGACGTCATCAGTGACGCCATCAGAGACGCCATCAGAGACGTCATCAGAGACGCCATCAGACGTCATCAGAGACGTCATCAGAGACGCGTTCAGAGATatcatctccctctctccgtctgtctctctctcgctctctgtctgtctcattgCCTTTTATTTGTGTGACGTATCTTACTCTCTGTGACCACTGGTGGCGCTCTACTCCATAATGACCACTTTAGATCATACCATTATGTGTTCTGGCTCCGCCTCCATGTTTTCCAGACTCCGCGTAGCTCAGTGGACtcagagggggcggggctccACAGTGGAACGTCGTCAGTGGCTGTGGCACCGCCCCTCTCTTAATGgtcagagatggaggaggattTTGTGGTAACGGTGCTGACCTCGCCCCCTGTTTGGCCTGCAGAGGGGTGTGGGGGGGTGCAAGTAGCGCCGACAGGGAGCCGTCATGCGGTGGTGACGGCGGCTGAGAGCTCGTCTCAGAGCTCGATGCCCCCTGCAGACGGACTGGAGTGTAGCTTCCGAGAGGCGAGGGCCGAACTAAAGCGGGAGGAGGGTCCGCTGTCCTCAGAACTTTTCCAGCCTCACAGACCGGACCTCCAGAACCTGGATCTGAACCAGAACCtggggaggaggcggagtcGCCACGAGTCTGCATCCCAGAGACAAAGGCTGAGAGCGGCGGCAGCACAGGTTTACACTGAGCAGCTTTACAAGTGAACTGGTGATGGAAGGTGAACGGCTGAATCGGCAGAGATGTGGGACGTTGGTCGCGACTGTACCGCACCACCGCCACTGGGGGGCAGTGTGAGGAGGTGGAGACACCTGGagccaacacaaacacaaacaaacacaactttaatATTCAGACCAATCAATCAATTGATCATGTAcaggcaggcacacacacacacacacacacacacacagacagacagtgactggACCTGGAGCCAGAGGAAACAGCAGCGAGGAGTAGaaactgcttctgtgtgtgtgtgtgtgtgtgtgtgtgcgcgtgtgtcaaCAGTGTTGCACAAGATGTTTGTCGTTGCAGCCTAACAATGTCACCGGAGCTGGGTGCAGTGTTGTCTTTGACCAGAGGGGGCAATACTGAACTGGTTACAaacatctcctctcctctcctctctccttatCTCCTTACCTCCTAACTCTAACTAATTAGGAACCAAAACTATTTTCATATCAAAGATttgataacatttgttttaagaATGTAAAATATGCCAATATTCATACTTTttcatattatatttacattatatcataataaatatgatatattataatatattttatttattatgatatattataatatatattagaTTTCATGTTATAccataaatatattatatgttatatatgaCATGATGACATACCTTCAGCCTCGGTGTGGCTCTCCCTGGCTGCCTCCAGGTGGCGCTCCATGCTGCCATGGCTATAACACCTGGTGAAGGTGACAGGTGAGAGGCTCCGCCTTTCGGCCTCCACACGCTGTTCCAGGATTGGAGAGAAATCCACAGAGGAGTGAGAGTGGGCGGAGTAGGTGGAGGAGAAAAGGTCTGCGGCCACCTTTGATGACGGCGACCCCCCCGCTCCTCCATTTCGTCTTTTACTTCTGGCGATT
The DNA window shown above is from Solea senegalensis isolate Sse05_10M linkage group LG5, IFAPA_SoseM_1, whole genome shotgun sequence and carries:
- the rusc2 gene encoding iporin isoform X3, translating into MMDSSPKLSGETLIVHHIPLVHCQVSGRRPRGSCDAVSLKRSNPFSSPENLGLSRTTSLPERDVLQREALLYSSLIHTSRGSSSSHTGRERGDRGGGGMMSDDSSFTSSNSEDQLITAHTLPRAKPRNRNPLRHNPFLLNAKDEEDDEGDADDFNSYFEDSSFHLHGDTSPALAPFHLHDLDFASGPFVLHGSVRGSSHESLRGGASDLSTHLEDLDILGLDRQRRHGSSGSNMSMDCGEQDWGDEEDDDDHLMRCGRSSKTGSYSSSSSMQHCSCCVLSHNFPETFSEPCHRGYASDSSCNSSDGVLVNFSAIYNKMNNGVPERPPVSTRANLNSSTDPDYSRTAPTSDPAGKLPDSGGGAFYLDLHTSPTEPPSPTQQASCPGHAFPLIHEPHLSTSSTCSCSVEHQGALDLDANCNSYLPPHSGLSGDLASCLQSQARLVVATQNYYKLVTCDLSSQSSPSPAPSSVNSCSDEHSRGSPTPTQPSEYFLFRQEAGQSDVNEEDERRPSPQKEKNNEEEEEEKMKNQAAGGAGAPSPMIQGQVYVNTSPPVIGRNVIGGACSGSRPRSRSYDRNLDKSPSPRLGSLERMLSCPVRLSEGTSPAPPPPPRVTSFAEIARSKRRNGGAGGSPSSKVAADLFSSTYSAHSHSSVDFSPILEQRVEAERRSLSPVTFTRCYSHGSMERHLEAARESHTEAEGVSTSSHCPPVAVVRYSRDQRPTSLPIQPFTFHHQFTCKAAQCKPVLPPLSAFVSGMQTRGDSASSPGSGSDPGSGGPVCEAGKVLRTADPPPALVRPSPLGSYTPVRLQGASSSETSSQPPSPPHDGSLSALLAPPHTPLQAKQGARSAPLPQNPPPSLTIKRGAVPQPLTTFHCGAPPPLSPLSYAESGKHGGGARTHNGSSVKSDFLPDYFSLSEKPPEEFCLSPDTSSSSLSSSSSQSYVSVDLTQKRALVKAVNRAVDLIVAHFSTSRDADVKAKLGNSCVSPNVGHLILKYLCPALCDVLQDGLKAFVLDLIVGQRRCRPWTLVETSTQLGPSTRVLHTLFSKVSQFSELSSATMRMNAFIFGLLNLKSLEFWFSHLHTHEDIIAAHYNPWGFLPLSQGPFRLVFQELLLLLQPLSLLPFDLDLLFEPHLLQKGAEHMRCKEQLCSAGQRVDQSARSTFQLMRGWSATVSEMVRNTSGETKAERAGLRREGTWPRMEGARSRRRMEGAGSEETTGERRETGVGQEERRSRKEGEESEEGRQRRQAGWWYQLMQSSQVYIDKSNEKTKFIKKSTERRRGQAPPTREGVVEGAESRPEGEGFRSSSEESCGQRRRPSWMGSPPESVLSPTAPPAGPETSCLRWSRLFGSSPWEGPGLRGRGQKTRPPSGWLALDRSVLDLVVHTIGAGSGKKAEPPTAVTHIVTPPQQPEAKQPSPCEVRALCHHIATERGQLSFNKGDVLRVISRAHPDWLLCSLGSTHGLVPIVYVTLNNRQDNLEDAAVKLSGDEEDV